One window of the Desulfomonilia bacterium genome contains the following:
- a CDS encoding radical SAM protein, with protein sequence MNAPLILAWELTKACNLECMHCRANASPDRDPEELTTEEGTGLLKEISALGTKMVILSGGEALLRDDAMIFARLGTSLGLRMTLATNGSTVTSASASEIKASGISRVSVSLDGVTPGIHDEFRGRPGAYELALSGIEHLRSAGVPVQINTTVAAINISQMRLFPDFIRRLGAVAWHVFFLVPTGRGHEMELATMLEYKSMLTDFMDVYISGGIECKATCAPQFYRMIAESESRPLAKGCLAGDGFGFVSSTGDVQPCGFLDIKCGNVKEKSFSEIWNKSDILVNLRNPDLLDGKCGTCNYKNICGGCRARAYETTGDINSTDPICWFKDGQ encoded by the coding sequence ATGAATGCACCGCTCATACTTGCCTGGGAACTGACAAAGGCGTGCAATCTTGAATGTATGCACTGCAGAGCCAACGCTTCGCCCGACAGAGACCCTGAAGAACTCACAACCGAAGAAGGGACTGGCCTTCTTAAAGAAATTTCCGCCCTGGGAACTAAAATGGTCATTCTTTCAGGCGGGGAAGCGCTGCTGCGGGATGACGCCATGATTTTTGCCCGTTTAGGGACATCACTCGGCCTGCGCATGACGCTCGCAACAAACGGTTCTACTGTCACCAGTGCTTCAGCGAGCGAAATAAAAGCCTCCGGCATTTCACGGGTATCAGTAAGCCTTGATGGTGTTACACCCGGTATTCATGATGAATTCAGGGGCAGACCGGGTGCATATGAGCTGGCGCTCTCCGGCATCGAGCATTTGAGAAGCGCGGGAGTGCCCGTACAGATAAACACAACGGTGGCAGCGATTAACATTTCCCAGATGCGGCTGTTCCCGGATTTTATCAGAAGACTCGGTGCCGTGGCATGGCATGTTTTTTTTCTGGTACCTACAGGCAGAGGGCACGAAATGGAACTTGCCACAATGCTGGAATATAAATCCATGCTGACCGACTTCATGGATGTTTATATCTCAGGTGGTATTGAGTGCAAAGCCACCTGTGCCCCGCAGTTTTACAGAATGATTGCTGAATCGGAAAGCAGACCCCTTGCAAAAGGTTGCCTTGCGGGGGACGGCTTCGGCTTTGTTTCTTCGACAGGAGATGTGCAGCCATGCGGTTTCCTTGACATTAAATGCGGAAATGTGAAGGAAAAGAGCTTCTCGGAAATATGGAATAAATCCGATATTCTTGTCAACCTGAGAAACCCGGATCTCCTTGATGGCAAATGCGGAACATGCAATTATAAAAACATTTGCGGAGGATGCAGGGCAAGGGCTTATGAAACTACCGGGGACATCAATTCCACAGACCCTATATGCTGGTTCAAAGATGGACAATAA
- a CDS encoding response regulator transcription factor, with protein MNIKILLADDHKIMREGLKSILEKNFNMIVSGEAGNGVEAVDLAKKLNPDIIIMDINMPDLNGIEATKRIITEIPGSRILALSMYADRGFLIKMLKAGAKGYLLKDCASDELLNAIKVILKNRIYISPSLVDDMVRDYVQLADTVDLSAFSILTPRERDVLQKLSEGKSTKEIAFDLNLSIKTIETFRLKIQEKIGLRSIAELTKYAVREGITSL; from the coding sequence ATGAATATTAAAATACTGCTTGCAGACGATCATAAGATCATGAGGGAAGGGCTGAAATCGATCCTCGAAAAGAATTTTAACATGATTGTCTCAGGCGAAGCAGGCAATGGCGTTGAAGCGGTAGACCTGGCGAAGAAGCTCAATCCAGATATTATCATAATGGATATCAATATGCCCGATCTCAACGGGATTGAAGCAACAAAAAGAATCATAACCGAAATACCGGGGTCAAGAATTCTTGCGCTGTCCATGTATGCAGACAGGGGTTTCCTTATAAAAATGCTCAAGGCAGGAGCAAAAGGTTATCTGCTCAAGGATTGCGCGTCTGATGAACTTTTGAATGCCATCAAGGTAATACTTAAAAACCGTATCTATATAAGCCCTTCTCTTGTCGATGATATGGTAAGGGATTATGTGCAGCTTGCAGATACTGTTGATCTGTCGGCTTTTTCCATTCTTACCCCGAGGGAACGTGATGTCCTCCAAAAGCTCTCGGAAGGCAAATCTACAAAGGAGATAGCATTCGATCTTAATCTCAGCATTAAAACCATCGAGACTTTCCGTTTGAAGATTCAGGAGAAAATAGGCCTCAGAAGCATTGCCGAACTGACAAAATACGCTGTAAGGGAAGGTATCACATCGCTTTGA
- the hemB gene encoding porphobilinogen synthase: MFPENRPRRLRANETIRRLVRETRISPDNLIYPIFVKEGRTIKEPIKSMPGQFRYSPDTAAQVARDLFGRKIPAVLLFGIPSRKDRFGTEAHKRDGIVQKTITEIKNKVPEMLVITDVCMCEYTDHGHCGILDENGCVSNDETLDLLAKISLSHAKAGAGMIAPSDMMDGRIGAIREALDEGGFENLPIMSYSAKYASSFYGPFRDAAGSAPSFGDRKAYQMDPANAREAIREIELDIEEGADIIMVKPAMPCLDIIRTVADEFNEPLAAYQVSGEYAMIKAAASLGMLNEDAAIIESITAIRRAGADMIITYFADRIVDLIS; this comes from the coding sequence ATGTTCCCGGAAAACAGACCGCGCAGATTAAGGGCGAATGAGACAATCAGAAGGCTTGTCAGAGAAACAAGGATAAGCCCGGACAACCTGATTTATCCGATATTCGTCAAAGAAGGCAGGACGATCAAGGAACCCATAAAATCAATGCCCGGTCAATTCAGATATTCACCAGATACTGCTGCCCAGGTTGCCAGAGATTTATTCGGCAGAAAAATCCCGGCGGTTCTCCTTTTCGGCATCCCGTCAAGAAAAGACCGGTTCGGGACAGAGGCGCATAAAAGGGACGGCATAGTTCAAAAGACAATCACAGAGATAAAAAATAAAGTGCCGGAAATGCTTGTCATAACCGACGTATGCATGTGTGAGTATACCGATCACGGCCATTGCGGCATTCTTGATGAAAATGGGTGCGTCTCCAATGACGAGACCCTTGACCTGCTTGCCAAGATATCCCTCTCTCATGCAAAGGCGGGAGCGGGAATGATAGCACCTTCCGACATGATGGACGGCCGCATCGGCGCTATCAGAGAGGCCCTTGATGAAGGCGGCTTCGAGAACCTGCCGATTATGAGCTACTCGGCCAAATATGCCTCGTCCTTTTATGGGCCGTTCCGCGATGCGGCGGGCTCAGCACCTTCATTCGGCGACCGCAAGGCCTATCAGATGGATCCTGCGAATGCACGGGAGGCCATTCGTGAAATTGAGCTCGATATCGAGGAAGGCGCCGATATAATAATGGTCAAGCCTGCCATGCCCTGTCTTGATATAATCAGGACTGTCGCCGATGAATTTAACGAACCTCTGGCCGCCTATCAGGTCTCCGGGGAATACGCCATGATAAAGGCAGCCGCATCCCTGGGTATGCTTAATGAAGACGCTGCAATAATCGAAAGCATTACGGCGATCAGACGTGCAGGCGCTGATATGATCATCACCTATTTCGCGGACAGAATTGTCGATCTGATTTCATGA
- a CDS encoding type 1 glutamine amidotransferase domain-containing protein, giving the protein MKALIISFDNFEDLELLVPYYRLKEAGIEVDIASLNKRTITGIHDYKVAVDMSLEDVNPDDYSMLVLPGGKAPQTIRNETRAKEISRSFFTHNKPVGAICHGPQILISADLLKGRHATSYISVAKELKNAGAIYEDQDVVVDGNLITSRGPSDLPAFMRETMKILGINNSHEKESSCHEVKDKSRK; this is encoded by the coding sequence ATGAAAGCTTTAATCATAAGTTTCGACAATTTCGAAGACCTGGAACTGCTTGTCCCATACTATCGCCTGAAGGAAGCTGGCATTGAAGTTGACATAGCTTCATTGAACAAGAGAACCATAACGGGCATACATGACTACAAGGTGGCGGTGGATATGTCACTTGAAGATGTAAATCCCGATGACTATTCCATGCTGGTCCTGCCTGGCGGAAAGGCACCGCAGACAATAAGGAATGAAACCAGGGCAAAGGAAATATCCCGCAGCTTTTTCACACACAACAAGCCGGTTGGGGCTATATGTCATGGGCCACAAATTCTTATAAGCGCAGATCTTCTCAAGGGCAGGCATGCCACAAGCTATATATCCGTGGCAAAAGAGCTGAAAAATGCAGGCGCCATATACGAAGACCAGGACGTCGTCGTTGACGGTAACCTCATAACGTCAAGGGGTCCGTCTGATCTGCCGGCTTTCATGCGTGAGACGATGAAAATTCTCGGAATTAACAATTCTCACGAAAAAGAATCGAGTTGCCATGAAGTTAAGGATAAGTCCCGGAAATAA
- a CDS encoding cache domain-containing protein, with protein MPDSNSKPRIFTIARLFFLLVVIPLLLVASLIAFSIFKFGGISKTDTATSLDQKSKNEILTRAIDLSQNIAGFLSERQKDILIATIFPANAETYRSFLDTKTQELWIKKDGVIVKEAFPLYVEMSLTDKNGQEIIKIRNGRIVGANELVNVSNPLNTYYKSEDYFSKAKNLNKGEVYFSPVTGWYINKAEFDSGKRFEGIIRMATPVFDKQGFSGVITLALDIRHLAKFTDNIVPTESTYVIKADASSGNYAYLVDNRGFVIAHPNDYFIAGLYKDGTRVPQINSSNYQEMKKKGEEVINFKDLGGIEPMLPEIEKEAEAGKSGIKTYTFEGSTKVVAYAPIPFYSQEFPKPAGFGWVGMGVDVDKFHEQALLSQKKIEKEGQKWLTTIILIMFIAMAILFAIAAILSRGINRSIESEVPEDSVSPGEYDKD; from the coding sequence ATGCCTGACTCCAATAGTAAACCACGTATTTTTACAATTGCAAGGCTGTTTTTCCTGCTTGTCGTAATCCCCTTATTGCTGGTTGCATCGCTAATCGCATTCAGTATCTTTAAATTTGGAGGCATATCCAAAACTGACACGGCAACATCTCTTGATCAGAAATCCAAGAATGAAATACTCACCCGCGCAATCGATCTTTCACAGAATATTGCCGGTTTTCTAAGCGAGCGTCAGAAGGATATCCTGATTGCAACCATCTTTCCTGCCAATGCAGAAACTTACAGATCCTTTCTGGATACAAAAACTCAGGAGCTGTGGATTAAAAAAGATGGCGTAATCGTAAAGGAAGCATTCCCACTATATGTTGAAATGTCACTCACGGACAAGAACGGCCAGGAAATCATCAAGATAAGAAACGGCAGAATCGTCGGCGCCAATGAGCTTGTCAACGTAAGTAATCCTCTCAACACATATTACAAATCAGAGGATTATTTCTCAAAGGCAAAAAATCTTAACAAGGGAGAAGTTTACTTTTCTCCCGTCACTGGGTGGTATATCAACAAAGCTGAATTCGATAGCGGCAAACGTTTTGAGGGTATCATCAGGATGGCAACTCCTGTGTTCGACAAACAGGGTTTCTCAGGTGTAATCACACTTGCCTTGGACATAAGACACCTTGCCAAATTCACCGATAATATTGTTCCTACAGAGTCCACGTATGTAATCAAAGCCGATGCATCTTCCGGCAACTATGCTTACCTGGTAGACAACAGAGGCTTTGTTATCGCTCATCCGAACGATTATTTCATCGCCGGACTTTACAAGGATGGAACAAGAGTTCCGCAGATCAACTCTTCAAATTATCAGGAAATGAAAAAGAAGGGCGAAGAGGTAATCAACTTCAAAGACCTCGGCGGAATTGAACCAATGCTTCCCGAAATAGAAAAAGAAGCGGAAGCCGGAAAATCCGGCATAAAGACTTACACCTTTGAAGGCAGCACGAAGGTGGTAGCTTATGCGCCGATTCCATTCTATTCACAGGAGTTCCCGAAACCGGCAGGATTCGGCTGGGTAGGTATGGGTGTCGATGTGGATAAATTCCACGAACAGGCCCTTCTTTCTCAAAAGAAGATAGAAAAAGAAGGACAGAAATGGCTGACTACAATCATACTCATCATGTTCATAGCAATGGCCATACTGTTCGCAATCGCTGCAATCCTTTCCCGCGGAATCAACCGGTCCATTGAATCTGAGGTTCCTGAGGATTCAGTATCTCCGGGTGAATACGACAAGGATTGA
- the wrbA gene encoding NAD(P)H:quinone oxidoreductase — protein MKVLVVFYSMYGHIYKMAKAVAEGANEVDGAEVKLRRVPETLSDEILKKMHAIETGKMFADVPVCSMDELAGADAIIFGTPTRFGNMCAQMRQFLDATGGLWAKRSLVGKVGSVFTSSGTQHGGQESTILSFHTTLLHHGMIIVGLPYSFDGQSRTDEVAGCSPYGASTIAGPSGERSPSTNELDGARYQGRHVAMIARKLFG, from the coding sequence ATGAAGGTACTGGTCGTTTTCTATTCCATGTATGGCCATATCTACAAGATGGCAAAGGCTGTTGCGGAAGGCGCTAATGAAGTGGACGGAGCAGAAGTGAAATTGAGGCGTGTTCCTGAAACGCTCAGTGATGAGATACTCAAGAAAATGCATGCGATCGAAACCGGGAAGATGTTTGCAGATGTTCCGGTTTGCAGTATGGACGAACTGGCCGGGGCCGATGCAATAATCTTCGGCACTCCGACACGTTTTGGGAATATGTGCGCTCAGATGAGGCAGTTTCTCGATGCGACGGGCGGACTCTGGGCAAAGCGTTCTCTTGTGGGCAAGGTAGGTAGTGTTTTTACCAGTTCCGGCACCCAGCATGGCGGGCAGGAATCTACGATTCTGAGTTTTCATACCACATTGCTGCATCACGGCATGATCATTGTCGGGCTGCCATATTCCTTTGATGGTCAATCCCGCACGGATGAGGTTGCCGGCTGTTCTCCATATGGCGCATCCACCATTGCAGGTCCTTCGGGTGAGCGTTCGCCGAGTACGAATGAACTCGATGGTGCAAGGTATCAGGGGAGACATGTTGCGATGATCGCAAGAAAACTTTTCGGCTAG
- a CDS encoding Lrp/AsnC family transcriptional regulator — translation MDNKDRKILELISERFPLDTHPLRIIAEELDIDENDLLQRMNHLKSDGIIRRIGATIVPRRLGWFSTLCAADVPRHIVDKFSRTANSYKEITHNYERTGTPNCWFTIIAPDRNEALKIISEIENACGIKIIELPARRIFKIGVKFSL, via the coding sequence ATGGACAATAAAGACAGGAAAATCCTTGAATTAATAAGTGAGCGTTTTCCGCTTGATACACATCCCTTGAGAATTATTGCCGAAGAACTTGATATAGATGAAAATGACCTGCTTCAAAGAATGAATCACCTTAAATCCGATGGAATAATACGCCGGATAGGTGCAACGATCGTTCCCCGCAGATTGGGATGGTTCTCGACCCTGTGCGCTGCCGATGTACCTCGGCATATTGTTGATAAATTCTCCAGAACGGCAAACAGCTATAAGGAAATTACCCACAACTATGAACGGACAGGCACACCGAACTGCTGGTTTACTATAATCGCACCGGATAGAAACGAAGCGCTTAAGATCATATCAGAAATAGAAAACGCCTGCGGGATAAAGATTATCGAACTTCCCGCAAGGCGCATTTTCAAAATCGGGGTCAAATTTTCCCTTTAG
- the atpE gene encoding ATP synthase F0 subunit C → MASNTKKIMFSFFAIAVLWLLGASSAFAADVINTQAPYTKVIFSVGAMIGAGLAIGLGCIGSGAGIGSATGSACEAVGRNPSVQPKIIMTMMVGMALAESVCIYSLVISFILLFANPFKTFILG, encoded by the coding sequence ATGGCAAGTAACACAAAAAAAATTATGTTTTCGTTCTTCGCAATAGCTGTTCTCTGGCTATTGGGCGCGTCTTCCGCTTTTGCAGCTGATGTCATCAACACCCAGGCCCCGTACACAAAGGTGATCTTCTCGGTCGGCGCAATGATCGGCGCAGGTCTGGCAATCGGACTCGGGTGCATCGGTTCAGGCGCAGGAATCGGCAGCGCAACAGGAAGCGCCTGCGAGGCAGTGGGACGTAATCCTTCGGTTCAGCCAAAGATCATCATGACCATGATGGTCGGTATGGCTCTTGCGGAATCAGTTTGTATCTACTCACTGGTTATTTCTTTCATTCTTCTGTTTGCAAATCCATTTAAGACTTTTATACTTGGTTAA
- the carB gene encoding carbamoyl-phosphate synthase large subunit, whose amino-acid sequence MPKKADINKVMIIGSGPIIIGQACEFDYSGTQACKALRGLGYQIMLVNSNPATIMTDPGMADITYIEPLNVKTMTEIIEKEKPDAILPNLGGQTGLNLTSELAKAGVLEKHGVRVIGVELDAIERGEDRIAFKETMNRLGIEMPASEPAYSVEEAESIAARLGYPVVIRPAYTMGGTGGGLVYNVEELRVVAARGISASMVGQILIEESVLGWEELELEVVRDARNNMITVCFIENVDAMGVHTGDSYCTAPMLTISEELQKRLQKYSYDIVEAIEVIGGTNIQFAHDPKTGRVVVIEINPRTSRSSALASKATGFPIALVSSKLAGGLNLDEIPYWRAGTLDKYIPWGDYVVVKFSRWAFEKFKGVEDKLGTQMRAVGEVMSLGKNYKEAFLKSIRSLEIGRYGLGFAKDFNSKSLNELMGMLGYATSERQFIMYEALRKGADVEELYRRTHIKPWFISQMKELVELEEEILKYRGGMIPDELLARAKKDGFADKYLSKLLDVPEPEIRDKRKTLGIVHAWEGVNVSGVENAAYYYSTYNAPDSVPVSTRKKIMVLGGGPNRIGQGIEFDYCCVHAAFAIRDEGLESIMVNCNPETVSTDYDTSDKLYFEPLTVEDVLAIYEKEKPEGVIVQFGGQTPLNIASELAAAGVKILGTTPDAIDLAEDRDRFRKVMERLGIPMPESGMASTMDEALQIADRIGYPLMVRPSYVLGGRGMEVVHDEEMLKSYVSAARGVTPERPILIDKFLENAIEAEADAIADGTSAFVPAVMEHIEFAGVHSGDSACVIPPISIPQKHLDTIYEYTRKIAVELGVVGLMNMQYAIANDKVYVLEANPRASRTVPLVSKVCNIPMARVATQIMLGKTLKDFDLHDRKFPHFGVKEAVFPFNMFPEVDPVLGPEMRSTGEVLGMAGSFGEAYYKAFEAAGQTLPMSGTVLITVSTLDRPYLVDVAGMFDKLGFKILATDGTSRLLNENGIKSVPILKLHEGRPNILDAIMNKEINLIINTPIGKLSTYDDSYIRKAAIKYKIPYITTLAAATAAARGIEACRKSRGAVKSIQEYHREIK is encoded by the coding sequence ATGCCCAAAAAGGCGGATATCAACAAGGTTATGATCATCGGTTCAGGTCCAATCATAATAGGTCAGGCATGCGAATTCGATTACTCGGGCACACAGGCGTGCAAAGCCCTTAGAGGTCTGGGGTATCAGATAATGCTGGTGAATTCAAATCCGGCGACTATCATGACCGACCCGGGAATGGCTGATATAACTTATATCGAGCCCTTGAACGTTAAGACGATGACCGAGATCATTGAAAAGGAAAAACCCGATGCGATTCTGCCTAATCTTGGCGGACAGACCGGTTTGAACCTGACATCCGAACTTGCAAAAGCCGGAGTGCTTGAAAAGCACGGGGTCAGAGTCATCGGTGTCGAGCTTGATGCAATCGAGCGCGGAGAGGACAGGATAGCCTTCAAGGAAACAATGAACAGACTGGGCATTGAAATGCCGGCAAGCGAACCTGCGTACTCTGTTGAAGAAGCCGAGTCGATAGCAGCAAGACTTGGCTATCCTGTGGTGATCAGACCTGCATATACAATGGGAGGTACAGGCGGAGGCCTCGTCTATAATGTTGAAGAGTTGAGGGTCGTGGCGGCAAGGGGAATTTCCGCGAGCATGGTGGGGCAGATACTTATCGAGGAGTCGGTTCTCGGCTGGGAAGAGCTTGAGCTTGAAGTGGTTCGCGATGCAAGGAACAACATGATCACGGTATGCTTTATTGAAAACGTCGATGCCATGGGTGTCCATACCGGCGATTCCTACTGCACGGCGCCCATGCTTACGATTTCCGAAGAACTGCAAAAACGGCTTCAGAAATATTCATACGATATCGTTGAGGCTATAGAGGTAATCGGCGGCACGAACATACAATTTGCACACGATCCAAAAACGGGCAGGGTGGTGGTCATCGAGATAAACCCCAGGACATCACGCTCATCAGCCCTTGCCTCAAAGGCGACCGGGTTTCCGATCGCCCTTGTTTCATCAAAACTGGCTGGCGGCCTCAATCTTGACGAGATTCCGTACTGGCGGGCAGGAACGCTAGACAAGTACATCCCGTGGGGCGATTATGTGGTCGTCAAGTTCTCACGCTGGGCTTTTGAAAAATTCAAAGGCGTCGAGGATAAGCTGGGCACACAGATGAGGGCCGTGGGCGAGGTTATGAGCCTGGGAAAGAATTATAAAGAGGCCTTCCTGAAATCAATAAGATCGCTGGAAATCGGCCGTTACGGTCTGGGCTTTGCAAAAGACTTCAATTCAAAAAGCCTTAATGAACTGATGGGCATGCTCGGCTATGCAACGAGCGAACGGCAGTTCATAATGTATGAGGCGCTCAGAAAAGGCGCGGATGTTGAAGAGCTTTACAGGAGAACTCATATCAAACCCTGGTTCATCTCTCAGATGAAGGAACTGGTGGAGCTCGAAGAGGAGATACTGAAATACAGAGGCGGAATGATTCCTGATGAGCTCCTTGCCAGGGCCAAGAAAGACGGCTTTGCAGATAAATATCTTTCAAAACTGCTGGATGTTCCCGAGCCTGAAATCAGGGATAAAAGAAAGACTTTAGGTATAGTACATGCCTGGGAAGGGGTAAATGTCAGCGGGGTGGAGAATGCAGCCTACTACTATTCGACTTATAACGCCCCGGACTCGGTACCCGTCAGCACCCGCAAGAAGATAATGGTGCTGGGAGGCGGTCCTAACAGGATAGGGCAGGGCATTGAATTTGATTACTGCTGTGTGCATGCGGCATTCGCCATCAGGGATGAGGGCCTTGAATCCATCATGGTCAACTGCAATCCCGAGACGGTATCCACCGACTATGACACATCGGACAAGCTCTATTTCGAACCATTAACCGTTGAAGACGTGCTGGCCATCTATGAGAAGGAGAAGCCCGAGGGCGTCATCGTGCAGTTCGGCGGACAGACGCCGCTCAACATTGCCAGTGAGCTTGCTGCTGCGGGCGTGAAGATACTAGGCACCACTCCGGATGCCATCGATCTTGCCGAGGACAGGGACAGGTTCAGGAAGGTAATGGAAAGGCTGGGCATACCCATGCCCGAGTCCGGTATGGCAAGCACGATGGACGAGGCCCTCCAAATTGCAGACCGCATAGGTTATCCGCTTATGGTCAGGCCTTCCTATGTACTGGGCGGACGCGGAATGGAAGTAGTCCATGACGAGGAAATGCTTAAATCCTATGTCTCTGCCGCCCGCGGTGTAACCCCTGAAAGGCCGATACTTATAGACAAGTTTCTGGAAAACGCAATAGAGGCCGAGGCCGATGCAATAGCCGACGGCACAAGTGCATTCGTGCCGGCGGTAATGGAGCATATAGAGTTCGCAGGCGTCCATTCGGGTGATTCCGCATGCGTTATTCCTCCGATAAGCATCCCGCAAAAACACCTTGATACCATTTATGAATATACTAGAAAAATAGCGGTCGAACTTGGCGTGGTCGGGCTCATGAACATGCAGTATGCGATAGCCAATGACAAGGTTTATGTGCTCGAGGCGAACCCGAGGGCATCACGGACCGTGCCGCTTGTGTCGAAGGTTTGCAATATCCCGATGGCAAGAGTGGCGACCCAGATCATGCTGGGGAAGACCCTGAAGGATTTTGACCTGCATGACAGAAAATTCCCGCATTTCGGGGTGAAGGAGGCGGTATTTCCGTTCAACATGTTTCCCGAGGTTGACCCTGTCCTGGGGCCCGAAATGCGTTCCACCGGAGAGGTGCTTGGCATGGCAGGCTCTTTCGGAGAAGCTTACTACAAGGCGTTTGAAGCAGCCGGTCAGACGCTGCCGATGTCAGGTACCGTTCTTATAACGGTATCCACTCTTGACAGACCGTATTTGGTCGATGTCGCAGGAATGTTTGACAAGCTCGGATTTAAAATACTTGCTACTGACGGCACCAGCAGGCTGCTGAACGAGAACGGCATAAAATCCGTTCCGATCCTGAAACTGCACGAGGGAAGACCAAATATACTCGATGCCATCATGAATAAAGAGATAAACCTGATCATAAACACCCCGATAGGGAAATTGAGCACATATGACGATTCCTATATAAGGAAGGCCGCCATAAAATATAAGATACCTTATATCACGACACTGGCGGCGGCAACAGCGGCCGCCAGGGGAATTGAGGCCTGCAGAAAATCAAGGGGTGCAGTGAAGTCGATACAGGAGTATCATAGGGAAATAAAATAG
- a CDS encoding PAS domain-containing protein yields the protein MNTVIPEIKKGALSVTPECFYKLISIADDVVWIMSLDGNQLYYINPSFENLYGRTVFDFKANPGLWIDIVHPEDKQIAVDSLNELFISGYSQKEYRIIVSDGSIVWLHDKKHIIRDSQGKTIQIGCIARDITGYKRTLEKLHEYKNDLQALTLELSLAEEKERRRIAMELHDHVIQNLAYCKIKLDEFYKDCTATPSENTINELKEIISGTIQSIRTLTFELSPPVLYELGLEPAIVWLGENILLKRGILFRIESDDFEDKLNQKIRILLFQIIRELLNNSAKHSKANETVVSIKKKDSHILISIQDDGIGFDVGETIRKKSQNFGLFSIQERLNNIGGFFNIKSSPGQGTVASIIVPVNGEA from the coding sequence ATGAATACAGTTATACCGGAAATTAAAAAAGGAGCCCTGTCGGTAACCCCGGAATGTTTCTATAAGCTTATATCTATTGCTGACGATGTGGTCTGGATAATGTCCCTGGATGGCAACCAGCTCTATTATATAAATCCCTCTTTCGAAAATCTATATGGGAGGACAGTGTTTGATTTCAAGGCGAATCCCGGTCTCTGGATCGACATTGTACATCCGGAAGATAAGCAGATTGCAGTAGACAGTCTTAATGAGCTTTTCATATCCGGTTATTCCCAGAAGGAATACCGGATTATTGTTTCTGACGGTTCAATAGTCTGGCTTCACGACAAGAAGCACATCATACGGGACAGCCAGGGGAAAACAATACAGATCGGGTGCATCGCGCGCGACATTACCGGGTATAAGAGAACCCTTGAAAAACTTCATGAATATAAGAATGATCTGCAGGCATTAACACTGGAGCTTTCTCTGGCAGAGGAAAAGGAGAGAAGACGCATTGCCATGGAGCTTCATGATCATGTTATCCAGAACCTCGCATACTGTAAGATCAAGCTCGATGAATTCTATAAGGATTGTACAGCCACGCCGTCCGAGAATACCATAAATGAACTGAAGGAAATTATTTCCGGGACAATCCAGAGTATAAGGACATTGACCTTCGAATTGAGTCCTCCGGTTTTATATGAACTCGGACTTGAACCCGCTATCGTATGGCTTGGAGAAAATATCCTGTTGAAGAGGGGCATCCTGTTCAGGATTGAAAGTGACGATTTTGAAGATAAACTGAACCAGAAAATCAGAATTCTCCTTTTTCAGATAATTCGAGAACTTTTAAACAATTCGGCCAAACACTCGAAAGCTAATGAAACAGTCGTGTCGATAAAGAAGAAAGACAGCCACATTTTAATAAGTATCCAGGATGACGGCATCGGTTTCGATGTGGGCGAGACGATAAGAAAAAAATCACAGAATTTCGGATTATTCAGCATTCAGGAACGTTTGAACAATATCGGCGGTTTTTTCAATATAAAGTCAAGTCCCGGGCAGGGAACCGTGGCAAGTATAATTGTTCCTGTCAATGGGGAGGCTTAG